The proteins below are encoded in one region of Malaclemys terrapin pileata isolate rMalTer1 chromosome 20, rMalTer1.hap1, whole genome shotgun sequence:
- the LOC128826461 gene encoding peptidoglycan-recognition protein SC2-like, translating to MLLTWVMWFSALCAAALGCPTIITRSQWGARAPTSRTQLSTPVPYVIIHHTAGNPCTSQASCSQVVRGIQNYHMDSNGWSDIGYNFLIGEDGRVYEGRGWSSVGAHAYGWNSNSLGFSFLGTFSSRAPNAAALNAAKSLIQCAVNRGSLSSSYTLKGHRNVSQTDCPANALYNVITQWPRFKA from the exons ATGCTGCTGACATGGGTTATGTGGTTCTCAGCGCTCTGCGCCGCGGCACTCG GCTGCCCCACCATCATCACCCGCTCCCAgtggggggcccgggccccgacAAGCAGGACCCAGCTGAGCACCCCAGTGCCCTACGTCATCATCCACCACACGGCAGGGAATCCCTGCACCTCGCAGGCCTCCTGCAGCCAGGTGGTCAGGGGCATCCAGAACTATCACATGGACTCAAACGGCTGGTCCGACATCGGCTAcaa CTTCCTGATCGGTGAGGACGGCAGAGTCTACGagggcagaggctggagcagcGTGGGGGCCCACGCCTACGGCTGGAACAGTAATTCGCTGGGATTCAGCTTCCTGGGCACCTTCTCCA gcagagcccccaaCGCTGCCGCCCTGAACGCCGccaagagcctgatccaatgcgCCGTCAACAGGGGCTCCCTAAGCAGCAGCTACACCCTGAAGGGGCATCGCAACGTGAGCCAGACCGACTGCCCCGCGAACGCCCTCTACAATGTCATCACCCAGTGGCCCAGGTTCAAAGCCTGA